From the Chryseobacterium sp. G0201 genome, the window TAATGTAGATCATTCCCAAAGAAAATACAGCTAAAAGAACATATTTAAATGTATTTGAAGATTCTTTTTTAGAACTGAAACTATAATCATCTTTTTTCTTAAACTCTTTTCTGTAAAGGATAAAAACAATGATCAATCCAACCAAAAGCACAACATCTTTAATGAAACTCTGCCAAGGAGTGAATTTGATAGCATCTCCAAAACATCCGCAATCCGTTACTACATTGAAGTATGCAGAGTAAAATGTAAGGAAACCAAAGAATATACAAAGTGCGATCAAGGCTGATAAAGTGAATTTAAGTTTTAATTTTAATAAAAGCATAAATCCAAGAAAAAGCTCCAATACAACGACAATTATTGAGAAAAACAGGGCGAATTTTTCCAAAAACGGCATATTGAAAACCGAAGGAGAAAAATATTCTTCCATTTTAAAGGAAAAACCTACCAGATCTACCGCCTTTACAAAACCGGAAAGGATGAATATAACAGCAATAATGAAACGTAATAAACCTTTGATCATAATTAAATAGTTTTGGGTTGGAAGTTATCTTGCTTTTCAGAGAATTTTATTAAACAGAAAACAGCGTAATTCAGCATGTCAAAATAATTGGCATCTAAACCTTCGGAAACGATGGTAACACCTTGATTATCTTCAATTTGTTTTGTTCTTAAAACTTTTTGATAAATAAGATCCGTGATCGAAGAAATTCTCATATCTCTCCATGCCTCACCATAATCATGGTTTTTTCTTTCCATTAAAGCTTTAGATTCGTTGGAATATTTATCGTAAAGACCTAAAATTTCTTCTTTATTTTCGTTAAAATCATTAGAAAGACCTTTTTCAAGCTGTATCAATCCGATAATTGAGTAGTTGACGATCGCGATGAATTCACTTTCTTCACTTTCATCCACCATTTTCACGTCAGTCATTTGTAACGTACGGATTCTGTTGACTTTAATGTAAATTTGATCCGTAATGGAACTCGGTCTTAAAACCCTCCAGGCTGCACCGTAATCCTGTAGTTTTTTTGAAAATAAATCACGGCACTGACTGATAACTTTCTCGAACTGTATTGAAGTTGTTGACATAAATTCTCTTAATAGCCCAAATATACGAATTAGGTTTTAGGTAGCAGGAATCAGGGATGGGTTTTTTGAGTAGGAGAGTAGGAGAATTTTAGGGTTGGGAAGTTTAATAAGAACTTGTTTTATATTATTGAATGGATAATTTATAGTTTTATCTTTGTAAAGCTTAAAGACTTATTATTG encodes:
- a CDS encoding DUF1599 domain-containing protein — protein: MSTTSIQFEKVISQCRDLFSKKLQDYGAAWRVLRPSSITDQIYIKVNRIRTLQMTDVKMVDESEESEFIAIVNYSIIGLIQLEKGLSNDFNENKEEILGLYDKYSNESKALMERKNHDYGEAWRDMRISSITDLIYQKVLRTKQIEDNQGVTIVSEGLDANYFDMLNYAVFCLIKFSEKQDNFQPKTI